From a region of the Maridesulfovibrio ferrireducens genome:
- a CDS encoding HDOD domain-containing protein — MTINKNNINSETKKAAEEYVEHIFCQSDSDCEIVKILKKDANERVYHDMVDNPDEFKQKPQLLSIEPWNGTKPSNPREFLSKKKVVLPSLPQVLIQIKRVINDPQSTIEDLVAVISKDPKLVAAVLRLANSNIYNLSEKVDTPSKAVAVLGLKKAGLLSLGTVSLSMFKKSEVAVLELEKFWKHSIACGIIAQEIARTVKLGDPEHFFVSGLLHDIGVQIIFESEKSLALELIRVAETKQISFYDAETEVLGFNHAVLGGIISKDWDLPQTLIRAAKGHHDPEIIKTDPEAAVVHIADYIARALGYELGLSTTIGNLNKDALKNIGITAEQIKELIPEFKILIGETFKILTPE; from the coding sequence GTGACTATCAATAAAAATAACATTAATTCAGAGACTAAGAAAGCAGCAGAAGAGTATGTCGAACATATTTTTTGCCAGTCAGACAGTGATTGTGAAATAGTAAAAATATTAAAAAAAGATGCAAATGAAAGGGTTTACCATGATATGGTTGATAACCCCGATGAGTTTAAACAAAAACCTCAGCTTTTATCTATTGAACCTTGGAATGGTACAAAGCCTTCAAACCCTCGTGAATTTTTAAGCAAAAAGAAGGTTGTACTACCTTCTTTACCGCAAGTTTTAATTCAAATTAAACGTGTCATTAACGATCCTCAAAGCACCATTGAGGATCTAGTTGCAGTAATAAGCAAAGACCCTAAACTGGTTGCGGCAGTACTGCGCCTTGCCAACAGTAACATATATAATCTTAGCGAGAAGGTTGACACGCCGAGCAAAGCCGTTGCTGTTTTGGGCTTAAAAAAGGCGGGGCTTTTATCTCTCGGAACAGTGTCACTCAGTATGTTTAAAAAGTCTGAGGTTGCCGTTCTTGAACTTGAAAAATTCTGGAAACACTCCATAGCCTGCGGAATAATTGCACAGGAAATTGCCCGCACCGTAAAACTTGGCGATCCTGAACATTTCTTTGTGTCTGGTCTTCTCCACGACATTGGGGTTCAAATAATTTTTGAAAGTGAAAAGAGTCTTGCTCTTGAACTAATTCGTGTCGCCGAAACAAAACAAATAAGTTTTTATGATGCAGAAACGGAAGTGCTGGGATTTAATCATGCGGTTCTGGGAGGAATTATCAGCAAAGACTGGGATCTTCCGCAAACACTTATAAGAGCCGCGAAGGGTCATCACGATCCTGAAATAATCAAAACTGATCCTGAAGCTGCAGTTGTCCATATTGCTGATTACATCGCCAGGGCTCTTGGCTATGAACTTGGATTGTCAACGACTATAGGCAATTTAAATAAAGACGCATTAAAAAATATAGGAATAACTGCTGAGCAAATTAAAGAACTGATTCCTGAATTTAAAATATTGATTGGTGAAACTTTTAAAATACTGACCCCAGAATAA
- the thiS gene encoding sulfur carrier protein ThiS, translating into MIVILNGEKTEINNDTSVLALLDSKQIAADTVVVELNKEIIPSDTFCNTMLNDGDHLEVLRFVGGG; encoded by the coding sequence ATGATTGTCATACTGAATGGGGAAAAAACCGAAATAAACAATGATACAAGCGTGCTTGCACTGCTTGATTCCAAGCAAATAGCTGCGGACACAGTCGTTGTTGAATTGAACAAGGAAATAATCCCTTCCGACACTTTCTGTAATACAATGCTAAACGACGGAGATCATCTCGAAGTGCTCCGTTTCGTTGGCGGAGGATGA
- a CDS encoding substrate-binding periplasmic protein → MNRKATFTLLIMALLYFATPFSAHAVEKLVFSGIESINSDISFKVLKEAYGRIGIKIELKHYPILRALHSSDSGIVDGELFKKKGLENKYPNLTMIHVPVNNIESMVLTNKSSPPFTDWQSLAPFRIGIYRGVAFTKEKTAKAGCTQVFELDTHDQMLKMLEANRIDVAIVAKIAGLSLLRKAGPTEIKLIEPPLESFPVYHYLNKKHSRLVPKLTAVLKQMQKEGRIQQIREEIIQKEFGTLGGE, encoded by the coding sequence ATGAACCGCAAGGCAACTTTTACACTCCTAATAATGGCACTATTGTATTTTGCTACGCCATTTTCTGCACATGCCGTGGAAAAACTTGTCTTCTCAGGTATTGAATCCATTAACTCTGATATAAGTTTCAAAGTCCTTAAAGAAGCATATGGACGTATCGGAATTAAAATAGAACTAAAACATTATCCGATCCTGCGTGCATTACACTCATCCGATTCAGGTATTGTGGATGGTGAATTATTCAAAAAAAAAGGACTTGAGAATAAATATCCCAACCTCACAATGATTCATGTTCCTGTGAACAACATTGAATCTATGGTTCTCACTAATAAATCATCCCCTCCCTTTACAGACTGGCAATCACTTGCCCCGTTCAGAATAGGAATCTACCGTGGAGTGGCTTTTACAAAAGAAAAAACAGCAAAAGCCGGCTGCACCCAAGTCTTTGAATTGGACACACACGATCAAATGCTCAAAATGCTTGAAGCAAACAGAATTGACGTGGCTATTGTCGCAAAAATTGCCGGATTGAGTCTTTTACGGAAAGCCGGACCAACCGAAATAAAACTCATCGAACCACCTCTTGAAAGCTTCCCTGTTTATCACTACCTCAATAAAAAACATTCCCGCCTCGTTCCCAAACTGACAGCAGTGCTGAAACAAATGCAAAAAGAAGGAAGGATACAACAAATACGGGAAGAGATTATTCAGAAGGAATTTGGAACACTCGGTGGAGAGTAA
- a CDS encoding M48 family metalloprotease: MSKKKATKDISRRQALKLIAGGTLGVLTGCAVNPVTGEQQLMLVSKQEEIQLDKQNSPHQFSADYGPVQDSEINQYVTQVGQSLAATSHRPDMPYNFRCVNANYVNAYAFPGGSIACTRGIMLKLENEAELAALIGHEIGHVNARHTAARMSSSMATQGVLAIGVGVLATQSSELVPLAAGLGGIGASLLLANYSRADERQADSLGMSYMNKAGYDTEGMVGLMDELNKLHKTEPSFVQQMFASHPMSKERYDDAVKKRNTTYAGKHGKILRERYMDNIASIRKIQPAIEEMQKGEESMSKRAFVSAEEHFSKALKIAPNDYVGLLLMSKCQMAQNKNREALQFAEHAKNVYPAEAQALQIAGILNFETKQYKQALVDFNGYDKRLPGNSMITFFKGISYEALGNRRMAASEYYKFLQNNREGKYAKHAYGRLSSWGYAQ, translated from the coding sequence ATGTCCAAGAAAAAAGCAACAAAAGATATATCCAGAAGACAAGCGCTTAAACTGATTGCCGGGGGCACGTTAGGCGTTCTTACCGGATGTGCCGTTAATCCCGTTACCGGTGAACAACAACTCATGCTGGTTTCAAAACAAGAAGAAATACAGCTCGACAAACAGAACTCCCCTCATCAGTTTTCTGCCGACTACGGCCCTGTGCAGGACAGTGAAATCAATCAATACGTCACACAGGTGGGGCAATCTCTCGCCGCCACCAGTCACAGACCGGACATGCCCTATAATTTCCGTTGCGTTAATGCCAATTACGTCAATGCATACGCCTTTCCCGGCGGCAGCATTGCCTGCACCCGAGGTATTATGCTCAAGCTCGAAAACGAAGCTGAATTGGCGGCGCTGATAGGTCACGAAATAGGCCACGTAAATGCAAGACACACAGCAGCACGCATGAGTTCCAGCATGGCAACTCAGGGTGTTCTCGCCATAGGTGTTGGAGTTCTCGCGACACAAAGCAGCGAGCTCGTCCCGCTGGCCGCCGGACTTGGCGGAATAGGTGCAAGCCTGCTGCTCGCCAACTATTCCCGTGCCGACGAACGACAGGCGGACAGCCTCGGCATGAGCTATATGAACAAAGCGGGATATGACACGGAAGGTATGGTCGGACTTATGGATGAGCTCAATAAACTACACAAAACGGAACCTTCATTCGTACAGCAGATGTTTGCATCCCACCCCATGAGCAAAGAACGTTACGACGACGCAGTTAAAAAACGCAACACAACCTACGCCGGTAAACACGGTAAAATTCTGCGTGAACGATACATGGACAACATCGCCTCCATCCGCAAAATCCAGCCTGCCATTGAAGAAATGCAAAAAGGTGAAGAATCCATGAGCAAAAGGGCTTTTGTAAGCGCTGAGGAACACTTTTCCAAAGCCCTCAAAATTGCACCAAACGATTATGTAGGGCTGTTGCTCATGTCTAAATGTCAAATGGCGCAGAATAAAAACAGAGAAGCACTGCAATTTGCTGAACACGCCAAGAATGTTTATCCGGCCGAAGCGCAGGCTCTCCAGATTGCGGGAATATTAAACTTTGAAACAAAGCAATATAAACAGGCATTAGTTGATTTTAATGGGTACGACAAAAGATTGCCCGGCAACTCCATGATTACTTTTTTCAAAGGAATTTCCTACGAAGCTTTAGGGAATCGCCGCATGGCCGCGAGTGAATATTACAAATTCCTCCAGAACAATCGTGAAGGTAAATATGCTAAGCACGCATATGGACGGCTTAGTTCATGGGGATATGCGCAATAG
- a CDS encoding carbonic anhydrase, with product MKEIRKFINGFKNFRDEYYFRENSPFLELQKHQNPSTMVIACSDSRTDPSLILQCEPGEIFVVRNIANIVPPYEPDSKHHGVSSALEYAVKFLKVQNIMILGHSSCGGIKSLMENKISDEDEFISMWLSILSSVRDKVFAQYPTLSVEACTACEMAGILHSMNNLLSFPWVAEQVKNGNLEIHGWYFDLKDGQLLSYNDESHLFEPLTLSYLNVKG from the coding sequence ATGAAAGAGATTCGTAAATTTATCAATGGGTTCAAGAATTTTCGTGATGAATATTATTTCCGTGAAAATTCTCCTTTTTTAGAGCTGCAAAAGCACCAAAATCCTTCGACGATGGTTATAGCGTGTAGTGATTCACGAACAGACCCTTCCCTGATTCTGCAATGTGAACCGGGTGAGATTTTTGTTGTGCGGAATATTGCGAATATTGTTCCCCCTTATGAACCTGACAGTAAGCATCACGGGGTTTCTTCTGCTCTTGAATATGCTGTGAAGTTCCTTAAAGTTCAAAATATAATGATTCTTGGTCATAGTTCCTGTGGTGGTATTAAGTCTTTGATGGAAAATAAAATTTCGGACGAAGACGAATTTATCAGCATGTGGCTTTCCATTTTGAGTTCTGTACGGGATAAAGTTTTCGCTCAGTATCCGACTTTAAGTGTGGAAGCGTGTACAGCCTGCGAGATGGCAGGAATTCTGCATTCCATGAATAATCTTCTGAGTTTTCCGTGGGTTGCGGAGCAGGTCAAGAATGGCAATCTGGAAATTCATGGCTGGTATTTTGACCTTAAAGACGGTCAGCTTCTAAGCTATAATGATGAAAGTCATCTGTTCGAGCCATTAACTTTATCATATTTGAATGTGAAAGGTTAG
- a CDS encoding diguanylate cyclase, translated as MLNDKNILKRYLLFVCLVVGLCMAGLFLALALRNKILLQDQLIVQARANFRNIVLTRQWIAQHGGVYVFKRPGVESNPYLEHPDLLADDGRVLTLKNPALMTREISELAGNDDLFAFRITSLNPLNPDNAPDSFESQSLQSFKAGKKEAFLVEDDVNGGRLRYMAPLMVDKSCLVCHGKQGYAVGQVRGGISVSFKLDEINKSLHHNYFVIVALGVVTVGVLLLILWLFFRNMQQRLDKTQALLKRMATTDALTNVANRASIMTRLTEGFARHRRKLVSLGCLMIDVDFFKSVNDNFGHQKGDTVLQELASLVSDSLRPYDSFGRYGGEEFLLVLDGADADSLAFVAERVRAMIEEKLGKQSDLSVPVTVSIGATLATSADQSIDDIILRADLALYEAKDQGRNRVVLLLGEDSDDSAD; from the coding sequence ATGTTGAATGATAAAAATATACTTAAAAGGTATCTTCTTTTTGTCTGTTTAGTCGTCGGGCTTTGCATGGCGGGTCTTTTTCTTGCTTTGGCTTTGCGTAATAAGATTCTTTTGCAAGATCAGTTGATAGTTCAAGCCCGTGCAAATTTTAGAAACATTGTGCTTACGCGTCAGTGGATAGCTCAGCACGGCGGTGTCTATGTATTCAAGAGGCCCGGTGTGGAGTCCAATCCTTATTTAGAGCATCCGGATCTTCTTGCCGATGACGGGCGTGTGCTGACTTTGAAGAATCCTGCTCTCATGACTCGTGAAATTTCAGAGCTTGCGGGCAATGATGATCTCTTCGCGTTTCGTATCACCAGCCTGAATCCTTTGAATCCTGATAACGCTCCTGACTCATTTGAATCTCAGTCTTTGCAGTCCTTTAAAGCCGGAAAGAAAGAGGCTTTTCTCGTTGAGGATGATGTAAACGGGGGGCGCTTGCGCTATATGGCTCCTCTGATGGTAGATAAGTCCTGCTTAGTCTGTCATGGCAAGCAGGGATATGCAGTTGGGCAGGTGCGTGGCGGCATCAGTGTTTCCTTTAAGCTTGATGAAATAAATAAGTCTTTGCATCATAATTATTTTGTTATCGTAGCTCTTGGAGTTGTCACTGTCGGTGTTTTGCTGCTCATCCTGTGGCTTTTCTTTCGCAATATGCAGCAGCGTCTGGACAAGACTCAGGCCTTGTTAAAGAGGATGGCAACAACTGACGCCCTTACAAATGTGGCTAACCGTGCATCTATTATGACCCGTCTTACCGAAGGGTTTGCCCGTCATCGTAGAAAGCTTGTCTCACTTGGCTGTCTCATGATTGACGTGGATTTTTTTAAGTCGGTTAATGATAACTTTGGTCATCAGAAGGGAGATACCGTTCTGCAGGAACTTGCCAGTTTAGTCTCCGATTCCCTGCGTCCGTATGACTCTTTTGGGCGCTACGGCGGAGAAGAGTTTCTTCTCGTGCTGGATGGGGCTGATGCGGACAGTTTAGCTTTTGTGGCCGAACGTGTCAGGGCGATGATTGAGGAAAAATTGGGAAAGCAGTCTGATCTGTCTGTCCCTGTGACAGTCAGTATAGGTGCCACGTTGGCAACTTCGGCGGATCAGTCAATTGATGATATTATTCTTCGCGCTGATCTTGCATTATATGAAGCTAAAGATCAGGGCCGAAACCGGGTGGTTCTTTTGCTGGGAGAAGATTCGGATGATTCTGCGGATTGA
- a CDS encoding glycosyltransferase, with product MEFSHFVITRFNVNIYPKDFPARLEETWLSLRLDYFQRFCFPSICAQENQNFKWLVLFDEKTPQLYRKLIQAYSKYSNFIPLFCGEYSTILPQVKACMQDMAPDANWLLTTRLDSDDALATGFFKALHNIAGSLNESQLGESETLYINFPKGLQYFEGNFYDFEDITNAFVSLIERPADPHTVFWVDHPAIYDVAPVMQVQTRPLWLQNVHETNVYNYVRGKLLERRDFSKDFKCSFDDS from the coding sequence TTGGAATTCAGTCATTTTGTAATCACGCGTTTTAATGTAAATATCTATCCTAAAGATTTTCCTGCACGTCTGGAGGAGACTTGGCTTTCTCTGCGTCTTGATTATTTTCAGAGGTTTTGTTTTCCCTCTATTTGTGCGCAAGAGAATCAGAATTTTAAGTGGCTGGTACTTTTCGATGAAAAGACTCCCCAGCTCTATAGAAAGCTTATTCAGGCTTACAGCAAGTATTCCAATTTTATTCCCTTATTTTGTGGAGAGTACTCCACTATTTTACCTCAAGTAAAAGCATGTATGCAGGATATGGCTCCTGATGCAAACTGGCTTCTCACAACCCGGCTTGATAGTGATGATGCTCTTGCAACCGGATTTTTTAAGGCTCTTCATAATATTGCAGGGTCTTTGAATGAGAGTCAGCTGGGTGAGTCCGAAACACTTTATATTAATTTCCCTAAGGGGCTCCAATATTTTGAAGGTAACTTTTACGACTTTGAAGACATTACCAACGCCTTTGTAAGTCTGATCGAACGCCCTGCCGATCCGCATACTGTTTTCTGGGTTGATCATCCCGCAATTTATGATGTCGCTCCAGTTATGCAGGTTCAAACTCGACCTTTATGGCTGCAAAATGTTCACGAGACTAATGTGTATAATTACGTTCGCGGAAAACTTCTTGAACGTCGTGATTTTTCGAAAGATTTTAAATGCAGCTTTGATGATAGCTAA
- a CDS encoding thiazole synthase, with the protein MSEDLFELGGRKFNSRLLSGTGKFADDSIIPAVCEASGSEIITVALRRVDLESKTDNVINFIPKHMQLLPNTSGARTADEAVRIARLARAMGCGDWIKIEVISDNKYLLPDGYETAKATEILAKEGFIVLPYVNADLYIARSLVDAGAAAVMPLGSPIGTNRGIQTREMIRILIEEISLPIIVDAGIGRPSEACEAMEMGADACLVNTAIATACDPVTMAKAFGRAVKAGREAYLSGPGAKHRQAMASSPLTGFLSED; encoded by the coding sequence ATGAGCGAAGATCTTTTTGAACTCGGTGGTCGCAAATTTAACAGCCGACTGCTTAGCGGCACAGGCAAATTTGCCGACGATTCAATTATTCCTGCTGTATGCGAAGCTTCCGGTTCTGAGATTATCACCGTCGCACTACGCCGGGTTGATCTTGAATCAAAAACTGACAATGTCATTAATTTTATTCCTAAGCACATGCAGCTTCTGCCCAACACTTCCGGTGCAAGAACAGCCGATGAAGCTGTACGCATCGCCCGTTTAGCCAGAGCTATGGGATGCGGAGACTGGATAAAAATCGAAGTTATCTCAGACAACAAATATCTTTTACCTGACGGATATGAGACAGCCAAGGCCACCGAAATTCTTGCCAAAGAAGGTTTCATTGTTCTGCCGTACGTCAATGCTGATCTCTACATAGCACGCTCTCTGGTTGACGCCGGAGCTGCCGCTGTCATGCCTCTCGGCTCCCCTATCGGAACAAATCGAGGCATCCAAACCCGTGAAATGATACGCATCCTCATTGAAGAAATATCCCTGCCCATCATCGTTGATGCTGGCATAGGTCGTCCTTCTGAAGCATGCGAAGCAATGGAAATGGGCGCTGACGCATGTCTGGTCAACACTGCTATTGCTACAGCCTGTGATCCTGTCACAATGGCAAAAGCTTTCGGACGGGCAGTCAAAGCTGGGCGCGAAGCATACCTTTCCGGCCCCGGAGCAAAACATCGCCAAGCGATGGCTTCATCTCCTCTTACCGGCTTTTTGAGCGAGGATTAG
- a CDS encoding ABC transporter ATP-binding protein yields the protein MNIPQPDKGEQGVPVLEFKNVNFSWPDGLELNDISFAVPAGQFVLISGPSGAGKSTLLRLAVRLEEVQQGTILLRGTSIDTFYPPELRTRIGFVQQTPIVLPGSVRDNLLMPFTLQIRKKTITPDDKFLMQWMEKLALDGVSLDAEASSLSVGQRQRICLIRSVLSKPDAICFDEPTSSLDRESRERVEEVAEDLARQGIAILMVSHTSYHPTCPHMHITVADGKVEVL from the coding sequence ATGAACATTCCACAACCGGATAAAGGTGAGCAGGGCGTTCCTGTTCTAGAATTTAAAAACGTGAATTTTAGTTGGCCCGATGGGCTTGAGTTGAATGATATTTCTTTTGCTGTGCCTGCGGGACAATTTGTTTTGATTTCAGGGCCGTCCGGTGCGGGCAAGTCTACTTTACTTCGTCTTGCCGTCCGGCTGGAAGAAGTACAGCAGGGCACAATTCTTTTGCGCGGTACTTCAATTGATACTTTTTACCCGCCGGAGCTTAGAACTAGAATCGGCTTTGTTCAGCAGACTCCTATTGTTCTGCCCGGCAGTGTTCGTGATAATTTATTGATGCCGTTCACTCTGCAAATTAGAAAAAAAACCATTACTCCAGATGATAAATTTCTCATGCAATGGATGGAAAAACTTGCTCTTGATGGAGTTTCGCTTGATGCGGAAGCCAGTTCACTTTCGGTGGGGCAGCGGCAGCGAATATGTCTTATCAGGTCTGTTTTGAGTAAGCCGGATGCTATTTGTTTTGATGAGCCTACAAGTTCGCTTGACCGCGAAAGCCGGGAACGGGTTGAGGAAGTTGCGGAGGATCTGGCAAGGCAGGGAATTGCTATATTAATGGTAAGTCACACCAGCTATCACCCGACATGTCCGCATATGCATATTACCGTGGCAGACGGCAAAGTTGAGGTGCTCTGA
- a CDS encoding AsmA family protein, whose product MSFFRAIRILLLTGLSLVVLAILSVAAILFFEIPVDATLLKPSLEKVSSYALGRKVTFGGELKFVTSLSPAIEVADITIANPPGFSDKNFAVLKFARLHVNALKLLAAKIEIHELTVEGIRLNLESKQDGSVNWDMEIKGTDAEAHSKIDEKKESEPVAEKKHLELSSDSLSIQKILFKDIQVTEIVPGLRSEYRIDECNGAGRAGEPFYLDFKGIIGAHPYIVGVKVGSLSEFLATQKSWAEINGEIARTQFTLTGEVQFPSSTGFANLSVSVKGNNLNSLNSLLKVDLPPFKNYGIICELNAQKGKASLQKLDVRVGESRLVGSGSLSNYIAKVPGTKAKLDIKTQLTAELIQLDDFNLDGWSPSGGSQDEPPVNATSKVDVEIDSGSEVRHLLSPELMNSLDAQFKFEAKEVKKGKSSLGRGVLAISLKNGVLSIDPLDLYIPGGAAHFDGTFAITKQGVNAGINALIDKFDYGIIAREAKPDTDMGGLISLDISLKSEAPDFNSIMEYANGHFRIGAKPQNLESGIIDLWAVNLFTAVMDSVEKEKSKINCAILQMDIKNGMMDSESIVVDTSKMRIFGKAAIDFKKRTIDLEAAPTPKRPEFFNLATPVAVHGTFKDFGIKLSALNLVGTVVSFVASPVVVPIERIFMKDLPVDGSDVCFMNFTKQESFPDNMKNATAQPRRVIKKKGKVK is encoded by the coding sequence ATGTCTTTTTTCAGAGCTATTCGCATACTTTTATTAACAGGTTTAAGTTTGGTGGTTCTGGCAATCCTTTCTGTTGCCGCGATCCTTTTTTTTGAGATTCCGGTTGATGCCACTTTGCTTAAGCCGTCTTTGGAAAAAGTCTCTTCCTATGCTTTAGGTCGTAAAGTTACATTCGGCGGCGAGCTTAAGTTTGTTACGTCCCTCAGTCCCGCCATTGAAGTTGCTGATATTACTATCGCCAATCCCCCCGGTTTTTCAGACAAAAATTTTGCTGTCCTGAAATTCGCAAGACTGCATGTTAATGCCCTCAAACTATTGGCAGCCAAGATTGAAATTCATGAGCTTACGGTTGAAGGTATCCGGCTTAATCTTGAAAGTAAGCAGGATGGCTCTGTCAACTGGGATATGGAAATTAAAGGAACCGACGCTGAGGCTCATTCGAAAATTGATGAAAAAAAAGAATCTGAACCTGTCGCTGAGAAAAAGCATTTAGAGCTGAGCTCTGATTCTTTAAGTATCCAGAAAATTTTATTTAAAGATATTCAGGTTACCGAAATAGTTCCCGGACTGAGGTCCGAGTATCGTATTGATGAATGCAATGGAGCCGGCCGGGCCGGGGAACCTTTTTATCTTGATTTTAAGGGGATAATAGGTGCGCATCCTTATATTGTCGGTGTGAAGGTCGGATCGCTTTCAGAATTTTTAGCAACGCAGAAAAGTTGGGCGGAAATAAATGGCGAGATTGCCCGGACTCAGTTCACTCTGACTGGAGAAGTACAGTTTCCATCTTCAACCGGATTTGCCAATCTGAGTGTTTCAGTAAAAGGTAATAATCTAAATAGTCTAAATTCTTTACTTAAAGTTGACCTTCCTCCTTTTAAAAATTACGGAATCATTTGCGAATTGAACGCGCAAAAAGGCAAAGCCAGTTTGCAAAAGCTGGATGTGCGGGTAGGGGAAAGCAGGTTGGTCGGTAGCGGAAGTTTATCTAATTATATCGCTAAAGTGCCCGGGACAAAGGCGAAACTGGATATAAAAACGCAGCTTACAGCCGAACTAATTCAACTTGATGATTTTAATTTGGACGGCTGGTCCCCTTCCGGTGGAAGTCAGGATGAGCCACCCGTTAATGCTACTTCCAAAGTTGATGTTGAGATAGATTCCGGCTCTGAGGTCAGACATCTTTTAAGTCCGGAACTTATGAACAGTCTGGATGCCCAGTTTAAATTCGAAGCAAAGGAAGTTAAAAAAGGTAAGAGCAGTCTCGGGCGCGGAGTGCTGGCTATATCTCTTAAAAACGGAGTGCTCTCCATTGATCCTCTGGATTTATATATCCCGGGGGGGGCCGCTCATTTTGACGGAACCTTTGCTATAACAAAGCAGGGAGTTAATGCTGGTATTAATGCTCTGATAGATAAATTCGATTACGGTATTATAGCCCGCGAAGCTAAACCTGATACGGATATGGGCGGGCTTATCAGTTTAGATATTTCTTTAAAGTCCGAAGCTCCGGATTTTAATTCCATTATGGAATATGCAAATGGTCATTTTCGCATCGGTGCCAAGCCTCAGAATCTCGAATCAGGAATTATTGATCTTTGGGCAGTAAACCTGTTTACCGCTGTTATGGACAGTGTGGAAAAGGAAAAGTCAAAGATAAACTGCGCCATACTTCAAATGGACATTAAGAACGGTATGATGGATTCCGAATCCATTGTGGTTGATACGTCAAAGATGCGTATTTTTGGAAAGGCTGCGATTGATTTTAAGAAGCGCACTATTGACCTTGAAGCCGCACCTACACCGAAGCGGCCTGAGTTTTTCAACCTTGCGACTCCGGTGGCTGTTCACGGGACTTTTAAAGACTTCGGCATCAAACTCAGTGCGCTGAATCTTGTCGGCACAGTTGTTTCGTTTGTCGCCAGTCCGGTCGTCGTGCCTATAGAGCGTATATTTATGAAAGACCTTCCCGTAGACGGTTCTGATGTGTGTTTTATGAATTTTACGAAACAGGAAAGTTTTCCTGATAATATGAAGAATGCAACTGCTCAGCCCCGCCGTGTGATTAAGAAGAAAGGTAAGGTTAAATAG
- a CDS encoding ABC transporter permease produces MTTSFISISWPQLMIALSLVTISGAVSVFYQLKLEKDLAIGAVRTFLQLFAMGYLLNVLFGLNNALLVMGLYAVMAFFSVRIVHGRVKEKSVSYLFPTTVAVLFSCTLITALVTKVVIGADPWWTPQYFIPIGGMVAGNSMNALAISLERLFSELRTRRDEVEMMLCHGADFKEATVDIFRKALRAGMIPSINAMMGVGLVSIPGMMTGQILAGANPEEAVRYQIVVMFMLVASTALSSIIVLLLVRRRCFSSAMTLVLKK; encoded by the coding sequence ATGACAACTTCTTTTATATCCATTTCATGGCCGCAGTTGATGATAGCGCTCAGTCTTGTGACTATTTCGGGCGCAGTTTCAGTGTTTTATCAATTGAAACTGGAGAAAGATCTTGCCATAGGTGCTGTTCGTACTTTCTTGCAATTATTTGCAATGGGCTATCTGCTGAACGTTCTTTTCGGGCTTAATAATGCGTTGCTGGTGATGGGATTGTACGCTGTAATGGCGTTTTTTTCAGTGCGTATTGTTCACGGGCGGGTAAAGGAAAAAAGTGTATCTTATTTGTTTCCTACAACGGTGGCAGTTCTTTTCAGCTGCACCCTCATTACGGCGTTGGTGACAAAAGTTGTTATCGGCGCTGATCCGTGGTGGACTCCTCAATATTTTATCCCGATTGGCGGCATGGTGGCGGGAAATTCCATGAACGCTCTTGCTATCTCGCTCGAGCGGTTGTTTTCCGAACTCAGAACTCGCCGCGATGAAGTTGAAATGATGCTTTGTCACGGAGCGGATTTCAAGGAAGCCACGGTTGATATTTTCCGCAAAGCTTTGCGCGCGGGCATGATTCCGTCGATTAACGCTATGATGGGTGTGGGGCTGGTTTCAATACCCGGTATGATGACAGGTCAGATTCTGGCAGGAGCAAATCCTGAAGAAGCTGTGCGTTATCAGATTGTCGTCATGTTTATGCTTGTTGCTTCAACCGCGCTTTCATCAATTATTGTTCTTCTGCTGGTGCGGAGACGTTGTTTTTCATCTGCTATGACCTTGGTTCTTAAAAAATAG